The DNA segment CGAAAGTACGCCAGGGCCGCTGATCATGGTGGTGGCGTTTGTCGGTTTCATCGGCGGTTACGTGCAACCGGCGTTCGGCGCGGAACATGCGTTCGCCGCCGGTGCACTCGCGGCGACACTGGTGACCTGGTTCACCTTCCTGCCCTCGTTCCTGTTCATCCTCGCCGGCGGGCCGCTGGTGGAATCGACCCACAATGAATTGAAATTCACCGCACCGTTGACCGCTATCACCGCTGCGGTGGTCGGGGTGATTCTGAACCTGGCGTGTTTCTTCGCTTATCACGTGTTCTGGCCCAACGGTTTTGCCGGGCACACGGATCTGTTTTCCATCGGGCTGGCGTTGCTGGCCGCACTGGCGCTGTTCATTTTCAAGCGCGGTGTGATTGCAGTGTTGATCGTTTGCGCCCTCGCCGGGCTGGGCTTTCATCTGCTGCGCTGAGCAGCGGCCAAAGAGGCAGGGGCACAATCATCGGTTTACAGGCCCGCAGATTGCCCCTTACTATCCGGGCACACCGGTCGGCGGGGCCATCCCGTCACCGACGTTTTCCGCCAACGGAAACACGCGTTATGAGTACGTCACCACAACAACCAGAAACGTTGAACGTCTCTCGCTTGCGCGCCCTCTCCCACAGGGGCGGCGTATGAATCGTATCGTCAATCTCCCCATGGCCCTGCGCCGTTCCAAGCTGCGTCACTCCGCACGCCCGCCGGATATCGCCTGCTGATTTTCTCAGTCAACAAAAACTATAGATGCATGACTGTAGTGAGGGGATTTATCCCCGATGGACTGCGTAGCAGTCCTCACAGGTTCTGTGTCACGTCTGACTGATCTCCATTTTATTCCTGCCGGGACGCCATAGCTGCGTCCGGCCCGATCCTGCGCGCCTGTGCGGCGCCATCGTGAGTGATTGACCATGAAATTCGCAGCCATCGAAGACGCACGCCTGTTCCTTGAACAGAACCCCGATATCGACATGATCGAGCTGTTCATCCTCGACGCCAACGGCGTACCGCGCGGCAAGTTGTTACACCGCGAGGAGTTGCTGGCGGTCTACGAAAGCGGTCGCCCGCTGCCCAGCACCATCCTCGGTTTGACCGTGCAGGGCGAAGACGTGGAAAACTCAGGTCTGGTGTGGGACGTCGGCGACATCGACTGCCGCGCCTACCCGCTCGAAGGCAGTCTGGTGCGCCTGCCATGGCGGCAGATTCCAACTGCGGCGGTGCAAGTCAGCATGCACCCGACCGAGGGCCTGCCTGCGAGCATCGCCGACCCGCGTCATCTACTGATCAAAGTGATCGACGGCCTCAAGGCCGAGGGTTTTCACCCGGTGATGGCGTGCGAGCTGGAGTTCTATCTGCTCGACGCCAAACGCGATCACAACGGTCGTCCGCAACCGGCGCTGGACGCCGACGGTGGCCGGCCGCGACACACCCAGGTCTACGGTTTACGTGAACTGGAGCAGATCGAACCGTTCCTCGCCGACCTCTACAGCGCCTGCAAACTGCACGGTATTCCGGCGCGTACGGCGATCTCCGAATACGCCCCGGGCCAAGTGGAAATCACCCTCGAACATGGCGACGCCTTGCTCGCGATGGATCAGGCGGTGCGCTACAAACGCCTGGTCAAAGCGATGGCGCACAAGCACGGCATGCGGGCGAC comes from the Pseudomonas sp. RSB 5.4 genome and includes:
- a CDS encoding glutamine synthetase family protein — protein: MKFAAIEDARLFLEQNPDIDMIELFILDANGVPRGKLLHREELLAVYESGRPLPSTILGLTVQGEDVENSGLVWDVGDIDCRAYPLEGSLVRLPWRQIPTAAVQVSMHPTEGLPASIADPRHLLIKVIDGLKAEGFHPVMACELEFYLLDAKRDHNGRPQPALDADGGRPRHTQVYGLRELEQIEPFLADLYSACKLHGIPARTAISEYAPGQVEITLEHGDALLAMDQAVRYKRLVKAMAHKHGMRATFMAKPFDDLAGTGMHMHVSLADAEGRNLFASEDPAGTPLLRTAIGGMLASLLDSLLLFCPNANSYRRFQANSYAPLAPTWGVDNRTVSLRVPGGPANTRHIEHRICGADANPYLAAAAILAGIHRGIRDSLDPGAPVEGNGYAQAKELLPTDWLTSLQALENSAWARDALGQEFLGVYLAVKRAEYRQFMAEVGEQDWRWYLTEA